The following is a genomic window from Candidatus Aminicenantes bacterium.
GCGGCCGGAGCCAAGGTCAAGCAGGATGGCGTCAAGCCCGCGTAACCCTGCGGACGCGCCGGGGACCGCGACACCGGACGCCGCTTGGGGTCCGCCACCGCCTCCTCTCTGGCCCGCGGGGGCGGCCGCCTCGCCCTCGCGACGGCGCAGGACGAGATGCGTAGACGTCGGGGCGAAGACGAAGGTCCCAATGTCCTGCCATGACCGGACTTCGCCGGTCGATAGGCTGCGCAGCTCGACCCGGCGCGGCGGAATCGCCGCCGCAGCCCCGCCGCGGCCGCCCTGGCCGACTTGGGCGGCGGGCGCTTCGGCCGGGGCGGGCGAGGGAGCCATCGCCCCCGGGGTGGCCGGGGACGTCCCCCCGGAGGAGCCGCGGCCGGCCCGAGCCCGTTGGGCGGCGCCGGGGTCCACTTGGTAGGCGATCCACTTCGAATCCGGCGAGAAGACCGCACCTGAAGCGTCGGTGACAGTCACCTCCGCATTCGTCTCGAGGTTCAGGAGGTGGAGGACAGGCTTGGTCTCAGCCGGAGCGACGTTCGTGATCTCGAGGATGTAGGCGACCCATTTCCCGTCGGCCGAGATCGCCTGACCGGAGATCGTCCGCCATTTCGCGTAATCATCGACGGTCATGGCTTTCTTGGCTGCGGTCGGGGCCTGGGCCGTCAGCGGGAGCGCGGCAAGTCCTACCGAGAGGGCCAGGATCAAAGCCAAGGAAAAAGCGGGGATCGAGCGAAATCTCGAGTCGGGGATGTTCATAGGGGCTCCTCGATGGGCATGGGCGGTAACCGCCCGCCATCTTAAAGGGCCTATCGTGAGAAAGTCAAACCGAGTATCCCCGGTATTATTGTTCCCAGATCCGCAGTCCCGGAACCTGGGCGAAATGGGCGTCGAACGCGACCAGAACCGAGCCCGTCTCCATGGCCTGGGCGGCGATCCAGACGTCGTTGATCGGAATCGGCCGTCCGGCTTGGCGCAGGGCGGACCAGATTCTGGCATAGCAATCAGCGGTCTCTTCGCTTGCGGACAGGAAGGCGACCGACAACCCTCTCCTCCAACGGGAACGAGCCGGCGCGCGGCCGCGGCGCGAGAAAAAAGATACGGCACCGCAGCGAATATGATAATTTATCGCTGATGGAAGCCCGGGAATACCAAGCCCATTTCGAGCTCGAGGAGCGGCACTGGTGGTTCCGCTCGCGCCGCCGCCTGGCCTTTCGGATTCTCGGACGCGCCCTGCCACGCGACGGCTCCCCGCGAATCCTGGACGCGGGCTGCGGCACGGGCATCAACCTGGCCGGGATGGCCCGCTTCGGTCGCGTCTCCGGCTGCGATTTCGCCACTGAAGCGCTGGCCTTCTGTCGTCAGCGCGGACTGGATGGCCTTGTCCGCGCCGACGTCAATCGGCTCCCCTACCGGGAAGATGCCTTTGACCTAGTGACCTTTTTCGACGTCCTCTATCACCAGGCCGTGACCGATGATGCGGCCGTACTGCGGGATGCGTTCCATATCTTAAAGCCGGGCGGATACGTCCTGATCATGGACTCGGCTTTCGATTTCCTGCGCGGCCCGCACGATGCGGCCATGCACGGAGCCCGCCGCTACACCAGGCGGGAGCTTGTGGCCAAATGCGAGGCGGCGGGGCTGCAACCCGTTCACGCCACCTATTTCTATATGACGACATTCCCGGCCGTTTATTTAAAGCGGAGAGTCGAGCGCCGGCGCGCCGCCCGGCATCCGGAGATGGAGACTCGTTCCGACCTGGCCCCCACCGCCCGCCCAATCAATGCCGTCCTTGGCGGCCTGCTCGGCCTGGAGGGCCGTTGGGCCTCCCGCCGTCGCCTGCCGTTCGGGAGCTCCGTCGTCGTCCTGGCCCGCAAACCGAAGCTTACTTCTTGACTTCGGTGAACTTGGCCGCGGCCTTGAGATCGGTGATCAGCTTGTCGTAGGCGGCCGCCTGCATCCGGTTCTTGAGGCTTTCGGTCAGTTGGGCCTTGACCTCCTCGAACGGGGCCGTTTCCTTCTTGCGGTTCTCGACCTTGATGATGTGGAAGCCGTAGTTAGTCTCGACGACATCGCTGATCTGGCCCACCGGCACGGTGAAGGCCGCGTCCTCGAAGGCCTTGACCATCTTGCCGCGCGGGAAGTCCTCATACAGGCCGCCGGTCTGCTTGGAGCCGGCGTCCTCGGTCAGCTCGGTGGCCAGGGCGGCGAAATCCTCGCCCTTTTTGGCTCGGGCCAGGATGCCTTCCATCTTCTTCCGGATCTCGGCCTTCTCAGCGTCTTTCTTATCCTGGGTCAACAAAAGGATATGGCGCACGGTGGCGGTCTTGTCTTCGGCATAAGCCTTCTTAAGGTCTTCATCGGCGACCTTGATCGAGGCGAAGACCTGAGTCTCGAAGTACTTCTGGATCAGCCGATCGTCGCCGATCGTCTTCTTGACGAAATCCAGGCTGACGCCGTTGGTCTTGAGGGCTTCCAAGAACTGGGTTTCGCCACCCGAGCCTGCATACTGGTCGTCCATGGCCTTCTTGAGCTCTTCGGGGGTCACCGCGACCTTGGCTTTGGCCGCGGCGGCCAGCAAGAGCGTCCGCTCGCCCACCTGTACGGCGGCCCGGCCCAGAGCAGGCTTCAATTGCGCGGCGGGCATGGACTTGAGTT
Proteins encoded in this region:
- a CDS encoding class I SAM-dependent methyltransferase, whose protein sequence is MEAREYQAHFELEERHWWFRSRRRLAFRILGRALPRDGSPRILDAGCGTGINLAGMARFGRVSGCDFATEALAFCRQRGLDGLVRADVNRLPYREDAFDLVTFFDVLYHQAVTDDAAVLRDAFHILKPGGYVLIMDSAFDFLRGPHDAAMHGARRYTRRELVAKCEAAGLQPVHATYFYMTTFPAVYLKRRVERRRAARHPEMETRSDLAPTARPINAVLGGLLGLEGRWASRRRLPFGSSVVVLARKPKLTS
- a CDS encoding PIN domain-containing protein — its product is MAGRVRESERPGGGASGTTSAAPRARNGLGIPGLPSAINYHIRCGAVSFFSRRGRAPARSRWRRGLSVAFLSASEETADCYARIWSALRQAGRPIPINDVWIAAQAMETGSVLVAFDAHFAQVPGLRIWEQ
- a CDS encoding peptidylprolyl isomerase, producing the protein MKKTVVLLLIAALAAVSCSPKKVEGTKLVQGTPAYQLAKDLAAIVPEFDPDKNAVLVTAKGFTVTVGDVVEVIQGTMGNGTAQLKSMPAAQLKPALGRAAVQVGERTLLLAAAAKAKVAVTPEELKKAMDDQYAGSGGETQFLEALKTNGVSLDFVKKTIGDDRLIQKYFETQVFASIKVADEDLKKAYAEDKTATVRHILLLTQDKKDAEKAEIRKKMEGILARAKKGEDFAALATELTEDAGSKQTGGLYEDFPRGKMVKAFEDAAFTVPVGQISDVVETNYGFHIIKVENRKKETAPFEEVKAQLTESLKNRMQAAAYDKLITDLKAAAKFTEVKK